The Rhododendron vialii isolate Sample 1 chromosome 6a, ASM3025357v1 genome includes a window with the following:
- the LOC131328577 gene encoding uncharacterized mitochondrial protein AtMg00860-like, whose product MTKCVFGKTEVEYLGHLVSAKGVSAEPTKLQAINSWPEPTNIKELRGFLGITGYYRRFIWNYSKICSPLHGLLNKDSFVWTPAATTAFLQLKAAMTTTPVLALPNYSKDFVVESDACGTGLGAVLMQDGRPIAY is encoded by the coding sequence ATGACTAAATGTGTGTTTGGTAAAACTGAGGTAGAATATCTGGGACATTTGGTATCAGCTAAGGGCGTCTCTGCTGAACCAACAAAGTTACAAGCTATAAATTCCTGGCCAGAACCAACTAACATCAAAGAGCTGAGGGGATTTTTGGGAATCACTGGTTATTATAGGAGGTTCATCTGGAATTACAGTAAGATCTGCTCCCCACTTCATGGTTTGCTTAATAAAGATTCCTTTGTGTGGACCCCTGCGGCCACTACAGCTTTCCTCCAACTCAAAGCTGCTATGACTACAACACCAGTACTTGCTCTGCCCAACTATAGTAAGGATTTTGTTGTTGAATCTGATGCTTGTGGAACAGGATTGGGTGCTGTCCTCATGCAGGATGGGCGCCCCATAGCTTATTGA